From Channa argus isolate prfri chromosome 18, Channa argus male v1.0, whole genome shotgun sequence, the proteins below share one genomic window:
- the LOC137103810 gene encoding heat shock protein beta-1-like codes for MLHQHFPQTSCSLSVKCLGLKTQLPYCLVSRSSIPTCLLGWSYSHCSFICLHHFELIFWDMGEPNKVLSRPIFRRDVDWDPFPNWTQPSRIFAQDFGLPPFLEPCDLDWIDWAKKRLASFSWPGYTQTPVLPPLRGLHPAALNQPGVRELTGGVSEIQTGQGSWKINLDVNHFLPEEITITTREGYLQISGNHEERQDEHETISRCFTRKYKLPQGVDLRHISSSLSDDGVLSVEAPVPGTSISSPANEIVIPVQIRQKQDGEKLNVKK; via the exons ATGCTACATCAGCATTTTCCTCAAACCTCCTGTTCACTTTCTGTTAAGTGTTTGGGACTAAAGACACAGCTGCCCTATTGTTTAGTCTCCAGGTCATCAATCCCGACTTGTTTGTTGGGGTGGAGCTACAGCCATTGCAGTTTTATTTGCTTGCATCATTTTGAGCTTATCTTCTGGGATATGGGTGAACCAAATAAAGTATTATCTCGTCCCATTTTCCGCCGAGATGTGGACTGGGATCCTTTTCCAAACTGGACACAGCCGAGTCGCATCTTTGCGCAGGATTTTGGCCTCCCTCCTTTCCTGGAGCCGTGTGATCTGGACTGGATAGACTGGGCAAAAAAGAGATTGGCATCTTTCTCTTGGCCAGGCTACACACAAACTCCAGTTCTGCCTCCACTGCGGGGTCTGCACCCTGCTGCACTGAACCAACCGGGTGTGCGAGAACTGACAGGCGGAGTGTCAGAGATTCAAACGGGGCAGGGAAGCTGGAAGATCAACTTGGATGTGAACCACTTCTTACCTGAGGAGATCACAATCACAACAAGGGAGGGATACTTGCAAATATCTG GAAATCACGAAGAAAGGCAAGACGAGCATGAAACGATATCGAGATGCTTCACTCGGAAATACAA GTTGCCACAGGGAGTGGACTTGAGGCACATCAGCTCTTCACTGTCTGATGATGGAGTCCTGTCTGTGGAGGCTCCCGTGCCTGGAACATCCATCAGCTCCCCAGCCAATGAGATTGTCATACCTGTTCAGATCAGACAGAAGCAGGATGgagaaaagttaaatgtgaaaaagtga